Proteins encoded by one window of Pseudomonas sp. PSKL.D1:
- the pepN gene encoding aminopeptidase N: MRTEQPQVIYLKDYQAPEYLIDETHLTFELFEDHTLVHAQLVMRRNPARGAGLPPLVLDGQQLELLRASLNDQELQASDYQLEADSLTVQPKAERFTLDTSVKIHPESNTALEGLYKSGKMFCTQCEAEGFRKITYYLDRPDVMSTFTTTVIAEQHRYPVLLSNGNPIGSGPAEDGRHWATWEDPFMKPAYLFALVAGDLWCVEDNFVRQSGRDVTLRIYVEPENIDKCDHAMVSLKKSMRWDEEVYGREYDLDIFMIVAVNDFNMGAMENKGLNIFNSSCVLARAETATDAAHQRVEGVVAHEYFHNWSGNRVTCRDWFQLSLKEGFTVFRDAEFSADMNSRTVKRIEDVAYLRTHQFAEDAGPMAHPVRPDSFIEISNFYTLTVYEKGAEVVGMVRTLLGADGFRKGSDLYFERHDGQAVTTDDFIKAMEDANGVDLTQFKRWYSQAGTPRLEVSEAYDAAAQTYSLTFRQSCPQTPDKAEKLPFVIPVALGLLDANGNDLPLQLAGEPAAGGTSRVLSVTEAEQTFTFTGITAKPLPSLLRGFSAPVKLSFPYDRDQLMFLMQHDSDGFNRWEAGQQLSVQVLHELIGQHQRGEALALDQRLITALGTVLANEALDPAMVAEMLSLPGEAYLTEISQVADVDAIHAAREFARQQIATQLFDGLWARYQAHREASRNTPYVAAAEHFARRSLQNIALSYLMLSGKPQVLEATLEQFDQCDNMTERLTALAVLVNSPFEAERAKALATFAEHFKDNPLVMDQWFSVQAASALPGGLARVKALMQHPAFTLKNPNKVRALVGAFAGQNLVNFHAADGSGYRFLADLVIELNALNPQIASRQLAPLTRWRKYDDKRQALMKGELERILASGALSSDVYEVVSKSLA, from the coding sequence ATGCGTACCGAACAACCGCAAGTGATCTACCTGAAGGATTACCAGGCGCCCGAGTACCTCATCGATGAGACGCACCTGACCTTCGAGCTGTTCGAGGACCACACGCTGGTCCATGCGCAACTGGTCATGCGCCGCAACCCGGCACGCGGTGCCGGCTTGCCGCCGCTGGTGCTCGATGGCCAGCAGCTGGAGCTGCTGCGCGCCTCGCTGAACGACCAGGAGCTGCAGGCGAGCGACTACCAGCTCGAAGCCGACAGCCTGACCGTGCAGCCCAAGGCCGAGCGCTTCACCCTCGACACCAGCGTGAAGATCCACCCCGAGAGCAACACCGCGCTCGAAGGCCTGTACAAGTCGGGCAAGATGTTCTGTACCCAGTGCGAGGCCGAGGGTTTCCGCAAGATCACCTACTACCTCGACCGCCCGGATGTGATGAGCACCTTCACCACCACGGTGATCGCCGAGCAGCATCGCTACCCGGTGTTGCTGTCCAACGGCAACCCGATCGGCAGCGGCCCGGCAGAAGACGGCCGCCACTGGGCCACCTGGGAAGACCCGTTCATGAAGCCGGCCTACCTGTTCGCGCTGGTGGCCGGTGACTTGTGGTGTGTGGAGGACAACTTCGTGCGCCAGTCGGGCCGCGATGTGACCCTGCGCATCTACGTAGAGCCCGAGAACATCGACAAGTGCGACCACGCCATGGTCAGCCTGAAGAAGTCCATGCGTTGGGACGAGGAAGTCTACGGCCGTGAGTACGACCTGGACATCTTCATGATCGTCGCGGTCAACGACTTCAACATGGGCGCCATGGAAAACAAGGGCCTGAACATCTTCAACTCCAGCTGTGTGCTGGCCCGCGCCGAAACCGCCACCGATGCCGCCCACCAGCGTGTCGAAGGCGTGGTCGCCCACGAGTACTTCCACAACTGGTCGGGCAACCGCGTCACCTGCCGCGACTGGTTCCAGCTGTCGCTCAAGGAAGGCTTCACGGTGTTCCGCGATGCTGAGTTCAGCGCCGACATGAACTCGCGCACGGTCAAGCGCATCGAGGACGTGGCTTACCTGCGTACCCACCAGTTCGCCGAAGATGCCGGCCCCATGGCCCACCCGGTACGCCCGGACAGCTTCATCGAGATTTCCAACTTTTACACCCTGACCGTGTACGAAAAGGGTGCCGAAGTGGTGGGCATGGTCCGCACGCTGCTGGGCGCGGATGGCTTCCGCAAGGGCAGCGACCTGTACTTCGAGCGCCATGATGGCCAGGCGGTGACCACCGACGACTTCATCAAGGCCATGGAAGATGCCAACGGCGTTGACCTTACCCAGTTCAAGCGCTGGTACAGCCAGGCAGGCACGCCGCGCCTGGAAGTCAGCGAGGCCTACGATGCTGCCGCGCAGACGTACAGCCTGACCTTCCGCCAAAGCTGCCCGCAAACCCCGGACAAGGCCGAAAAGCTGCCGTTCGTGATCCCGGTGGCGCTGGGCCTGCTGGACGCCAACGGCAACGACCTGCCGCTGCAACTGGCCGGCGAACCCGCCGCTGGCGGCACCTCCCGCGTGCTGTCGGTGACCGAGGCCGAGCAGACCTTTACCTTTACAGGCATCACGGCCAAGCCGCTGCCGTCGCTGCTGCGCGGCTTCAGCGCGCCGGTGAAGCTGAGCTTCCCGTACGACCGTGACCAGTTGATGTTCCTGATGCAGCACGACAGCGATGGCTTCAACCGTTGGGAAGCGGGCCAGCAGTTGTCGGTGCAGGTGTTGCACGAACTGATCGGCCAGCATCAGCGTGGCGAAGCCCTGGCGCTTGACCAGCGCCTGATCACCGCACTGGGCACCGTGCTGGCCAATGAGGCGCTGGACCCTGCCATGGTTGCCGAAATGCTGTCGCTGCCGGGTGAGGCGTATCTCACCGAAATCAGCCAGGTGGCGGATGTGGACGCTATTCACGCGGCCCGCGAGTTCGCCCGCCAGCAGATCGCCACGCAGCTGTTCGATGGCCTGTGGGCACGTTACCAGGCGCACCGCGAAGCCTCGCGCAACACGCCTTACGTGGCCGCCGCCGAGCACTTCGCCCGCCGCAGCCTGCAGAACATCGCTTTGTCGTACCTGATGCTCAGCGGTAAGCCGCAGGTGCTGGAGGCGACGCTGGAGCAGTTCGACCAGTGCGATAACATGACCGAACGCCTGACGGCCCTGGCGGTGCTGGTCAACTCGCCGTTCGAGGCAGAGCGCGCCAAGGCGCTGGCAACCTTTGCAGAGCACTTCAAGGACAACCCGCTGGTCATGGACCAATGGTTCAGCGTGCAGGCCGCCAGCGCACTGCCGGGCGGGCTGGCGCGGGTCAAGGCGCTGATGCAGCACCCGGCCTTCACCCTGAAGAACCCGAACAAGGTGCGTGCGTTGGTTGGGGCGTTCGCCGGGCAGAACCTGGTCAACTTCCATGCAGCGGATGGCTCCGGGTATCGATTCCTGGCGGACCTGGTGATCGAGCTGAATGCCCTGAACCCGCAGATCGCATCGCGGCAACTGGCGCCGCTGACCCGCTGGCGCAAGTATGATGACAAGCGTCAGGCGCTGATGAAAGGTGAGCTGGAGCGGATTCTGGCGTCCGGGGCGTTGTCCAGTGATGTG
- a CDS encoding DUF2797 domain-containing protein — protein sequence MIELARGSLSKMAVSLEAPLVQYSFRLDDTQVPVNPLIGQRLRLEYLGAIHCSHCGKRTKTSFSQGYCYPCMTKLAQCDVCIMAPERCHYDAGTCREPSWGEQFCMTDHVVYLANSSGIKVGITRTTQLPTRWLDQGASQALPIMRVATRQQSGLVEDLLRSQVPDRTNWRALLKGDAEVLDLVATREQIFDACADGLRELQARFGLQAIQPLPDAEVVQMRYPVEAYPKKIVSFNLDKDPVVEGTLMGIKGQYLIFDTGVINIRKYTAYQLAVLQ from the coding sequence TTGATCGAACTCGCTCGTGGCTCGTTGAGCAAAATGGCGGTCAGCCTGGAAGCACCGCTGGTGCAGTACAGCTTCCGCCTCGATGACACGCAGGTGCCGGTCAACCCGTTGATCGGCCAGCGCCTGCGCCTGGAATACCTTGGCGCCATCCATTGCAGCCATTGTGGCAAACGCACCAAAACCAGCTTCAGCCAGGGCTACTGCTACCCGTGCATGACCAAGCTGGCGCAATGCGACGTGTGCATCATGGCCCCGGAGCGCTGCCACTACGACGCCGGCACTTGCCGTGAGCCGTCGTGGGGTGAGCAGTTCTGCATGACCGATCATGTGGTTTACCTGGCCAACTCGTCGGGCATCAAGGTGGGCATTACCCGTACCACCCAGTTGCCCACCCGCTGGCTCGACCAGGGCGCCAGCCAGGCGCTGCCGATCATGCGCGTGGCCACCCGCCAGCAGTCGGGCCTGGTCGAAGACCTGCTGCGCAGCCAGGTGCCCGACCGCACCAATTGGCGTGCGCTGCTCAAGGGCGATGCCGAAGTGCTCGACCTGGTTGCAACCCGCGAACAGATTTTCGACGCCTGCGCCGATGGCCTGCGCGAGCTGCAAGCGCGCTTTGGCCTACAGGCGATTCAGCCTTTACCCGACGCCGAGGTCGTGCAAATGCGCTACCCGGTGGAGGCCTACCCCAAGAAAATCGTCAGCTTCAACCTGGACAAAGACCCGGTGGTGGAAGGCACGCTGATGGGCATCAAGGGCCAGTACCTGATCTTCGACACCGGCGTGATCAACATTCGCAAGTACACGGCCTACCAACTGGCCGTGCTCCAGTAA
- a CDS encoding YeaC family protein, translating to MSTFAQMIENITPEIYESLKTAVEIGKWSDGRKLTAEQKELSLQAVIAWEIKNLPEDQRTGYMGPQECASKSAPIPNILFKSDSVH from the coding sequence ATGTCCACTTTCGCGCAAATGATCGAAAACATTACCCCGGAAATCTACGAAAGCCTGAAAACGGCCGTGGAAATCGGCAAATGGTCGGACGGGCGCAAGCTCACCGCCGAGCAAAAGGAACTGTCCCTGCAGGCGGTGATCGCCTGGGAGATCAAGAACCTGCCCGAAGACCAGCGCACCGGCTACATGGGCCCGCAGGAATGTGCGTCGAAGTCTGCGCCGATCCCCAACATTCTGTTCAAGTCGGACTCGGTACATTGA
- a CDS encoding rhomboid family intramembrane serine protease, producing MNIVEVMRLPLAVDLSGFVHLLQRLQVPHRVSEEGDVQVLWAPDTLAADVRELYQRYPDGNADVELAPVGADSPSRRTAAIAPSPPSLTDQAKACKVTTFTLFLCLVVAGLTGLGENLTTISWFTFLDYRVQGEYLHFTPLAQGLAEGQWWRLVSPMLLHFGVLHLAMNSLWYWELGKRIELRQGPWMLLGLTLLFSLVSNFAQHWTSGPSLFGGLSGVLYGLLGHVWLFQWLAPNRYFTLPKGVLVMMLIWLLICLSGVVGQLGFGQIANAAHVGGLLIGCLTGLLGGALARRKLSA from the coding sequence ATGAACATTGTTGAAGTGATGCGCCTGCCGCTGGCGGTCGACCTCAGCGGCTTCGTGCACCTGCTGCAACGCCTGCAGGTGCCGCACCGGGTCAGCGAAGAGGGCGACGTACAAGTGCTGTGGGCCCCCGACACCCTCGCCGCCGATGTACGCGAACTCTACCAGCGCTACCCGGACGGCAACGCTGACGTGGAACTGGCCCCTGTGGGAGCGGATTCACCGAGCCGTCGGACCGCCGCGATAGCCCCATCACCGCCCTCCCTGACAGACCAGGCCAAAGCCTGCAAAGTCACCACCTTCACCCTGTTCCTCTGCCTGGTGGTCGCCGGCCTCACGGGCCTTGGCGAAAACCTCACCACCATCAGTTGGTTCACCTTCCTCGATTACCGCGTCCAGGGCGAATACCTGCACTTCACCCCGCTGGCCCAGGGCCTGGCCGAGGGCCAGTGGTGGCGCCTGGTGTCGCCCATGCTGCTGCACTTCGGCGTGCTGCACCTGGCCATGAACAGCCTCTGGTACTGGGAGCTGGGCAAACGCATCGAACTGCGCCAGGGCCCGTGGATGCTGCTGGGCCTGACCCTGCTGTTCAGCCTGGTGTCCAATTTCGCCCAGCACTGGACCAGCGGCCCGAGCCTGTTCGGCGGCCTGTCTGGTGTGCTGTACGGCCTGCTGGGCCATGTGTGGCTGTTCCAGTGGCTGGCGCCCAACCGTTATTTCACCCTGCCCAAGGGCGTGCTGGTGATGATGCTCATCTGGCTGCTGATTTGCCTCAGCGGCGTGGTCGGCCAGCTCGGCTTCGGCCAGATCGCCAACGCCGCCCACGTCGGCGGGCTGCTCATCGGCTGCCTCACCGGGCTCTTGGGTGGGGCGCTGGCCCGGCGTAAACTGTCGGCTTGA
- a CDS encoding metallophosphoesterase — translation MLDPARSFDIIGDVHGCALTLERLLDTLGYKRVGGVWCHPRRQALFLGDIVDRGPRIREALHIVHDMVEAGQAFCIMGNHEYNALGWVTPALPGSGKAFVREHTPRHARLIDETLTQFAHHPGDWHDFLQWFYDMPLFVDAGRFRLVHACWDPRLIEPLRQQYPHGRIDEHFIQASAVPGSFAATVCNRLLRGTDMRLPDGLTLTGGDGLTRAFFRTKFWEEDPQTYGDIVFQPDALPDEVARTPLSHTEKNALLRYGEDEPLLFVGHYWRSGRPLPIRGNLACLDYSAVLYGKLAAYRLDDETRIDPHKFVWVDVDRPQANQ, via the coding sequence ATGCTCGATCCGGCGCGAAGTTTCGATATCATCGGCGACGTGCACGGCTGTGCACTGACCCTCGAACGCCTGCTCGACACCCTCGGCTACAAGCGAGTCGGCGGGGTGTGGTGCCACCCACGGCGCCAGGCGCTGTTCCTCGGCGACATCGTTGACCGTGGCCCGCGCATCCGCGAGGCCCTGCACATCGTCCATGACATGGTCGAGGCCGGCCAGGCGTTCTGCATCATGGGCAACCACGAGTACAACGCCCTGGGCTGGGTGACCCCGGCACTGCCCGGCAGCGGCAAGGCTTTTGTGCGCGAGCACACTCCACGCCATGCCCGGCTGATCGACGAAACCCTCACCCAGTTCGCCCACCACCCGGGCGACTGGCACGATTTCCTGCAGTGGTTTTACGACATGCCGCTGTTCGTCGATGCCGGGCGCTTCCGCCTGGTGCACGCCTGCTGGGACCCACGCCTGATCGAACCCTTGCGCCAGCAGTACCCGCACGGGCGCATCGACGAGCACTTCATCCAGGCTTCGGCAGTGCCCGGCAGCTTTGCCGCCACCGTGTGCAACCGCCTGCTGCGCGGCACCGACATGCGCCTGCCTGACGGCCTGACCCTGACCGGCGGCGACGGCCTGACCCGCGCCTTCTTCCGCACCAAGTTCTGGGAAGAAGACCCGCAAACCTACGGTGACATTGTCTTCCAGCCCGATGCGCTGCCCGACGAAGTGGCCCGCACGCCGCTCAGCCACACCGAAAAGAACGCGTTGTTGCGCTACGGTGAGGACGAACCGTTGCTGTTTGTCGGCCATTACTGGCGCAGCGGCCGCCCGTTGCCGATACGCGGCAACCTGGCGTGTCTGGACTACAGCGCCGTGCTATACGGCAAACTGGCGGCCTATCGGCTGGATGATGAAACCCGCATAGACCCGCACAAGTTCGTGTGGGTCGACGTTGACCGACCGCAGGCCAACCAATGA
- a CDS encoding NAD(+) kinase — MEQFRNIGIIGRLGSSQVLDTIRRLKKFLLERHLHVILEDTIAEVLPGHGLQTSTRKLLGEVCDLVIVVGGDGSLLGAARALARHNIPVLGINRGNLGFLTDIRPDELEEKVAAVLDGHYLVENRFLLQAEVRRHSEAIGQGDALNDVVLHPGKSTRMIEFEIYIDGQFVCSQKADGLIVATPTGSTAYALSAGGPIMHPKLDAIVIVPMYPHTLSGRPIVVDGNSELKIVVSKDLQIYPQVSCDGQNHFTCAPGDTITVSKKPQKLRLIHPLDHNYYEVCRTKLGWGSRLGGRDD; from the coding sequence ATGGAGCAATTTCGCAATATCGGTATCATCGGACGCCTTGGCAGCTCGCAGGTGCTCGACACCATTCGCCGACTGAAAAAATTCCTCCTCGAGCGGCACCTGCACGTGATCCTCGAGGACACCATCGCCGAAGTCCTGCCCGGCCACGGCCTGCAAACCTCCACCCGCAAGCTGCTGGGCGAGGTGTGCGACCTGGTCATCGTGGTGGGCGGTGACGGTAGCCTGCTGGGCGCCGCCCGCGCCCTGGCCCGGCACAACATTCCGGTGCTGGGCATCAACCGCGGCAACCTGGGTTTTCTCACCGATATTCGCCCGGACGAGCTGGAAGAAAAGGTCGCCGCAGTGCTCGACGGCCATTACCTGGTAGAAAACCGCTTCCTGCTGCAGGCCGAGGTGCGCCGCCACAGCGAGGCCATCGGCCAGGGCGATGCGCTCAACGACGTGGTGCTGCACCCCGGCAAGTCCACGCGCATGATCGAATTCGAAATCTATATCGACGGCCAGTTCGTCTGCAGCCAGAAGGCCGACGGCCTGATCGTCGCCACCCCCACCGGCTCCACGGCCTATGCGCTGTCGGCCGGCGGCCCGATCATGCACCCCAAGCTCGACGCCATCGTCATCGTGCCGATGTACCCGCACACCCTCTCGGGCCGGCCGATCGTGGTGGACGGTAACAGCGAGCTGAAGATCGTGGTGTCCAAAGACCTGCAGATCTACCCGCAAGTGTCCTGCGACGGCCAGAACCACTTCACCTGTGCCCCCGGCGACACCATCACGGTCAGCAAGAAACCGCAGAAACTGCGCCTGATCCACCCGCTGGACCACAATTATTACGAAGTGTGCCGCACCAAGCTCGGCTGGGGCAGCCGCCTGGGAGGCAGGGACGACTGA
- a CDS encoding DUF1853 family protein — protein sequence MGLLQGSAAGDYAGIMGETTGQRQTGYARSMMPFAELHALPRQLQHPAVRDLAWTLLSPPLLNAPPCPQRHPLAGSDWAHDPQRLQDWLLALDRDSQPLRDWLAALTSRRLGLYYERLWQFALARAPGVELLAANLAIRNGGHTLGELDVLLRDRDGTHHLELAIKLYLGPVAGDGRDPLQWIGPGSHDRLGNKLAHLMGHQLPMSANPHSREVLERLEVRQLQAHVWLGGYLFYPRPGHTQPPAGANPQHLRGRWVRRRDWAGVAGEHWQPLARHAWLAPARFDANERWPVEQFEGWLAALDNEAPAQLLVRVDQEADGSWQERERLFLVGDHWPGTG from the coding sequence ATGGGGCTCCTGCAAGGCTCTGCGGCGGGTGACTATGCCGGGATTATGGGCGAAACCACGGGGCAGCGGCAAACCGGCTATGCTCGCAGCATGATGCCATTTGCCGAACTGCACGCCCTGCCCCGCCAGTTGCAACACCCTGCCGTGCGCGACCTGGCCTGGACGTTGCTGTCACCGCCGCTGCTGAATGCACCGCCCTGCCCCCAGCGCCACCCGCTGGCAGGCAGCGACTGGGCGCACGACCCGCAGCGCCTGCAGGACTGGTTGCTGGCGCTGGACCGCGACAGCCAGCCCCTGCGCGACTGGCTGGCAGCCCTGACCAGCCGGCGCCTGGGGCTTTACTACGAACGCTTGTGGCAGTTTGCCCTGGCCCGCGCGCCCGGAGTTGAACTGCTGGCCGCCAACCTTGCGATCCGCAACGGTGGGCATACGCTGGGTGAACTGGACGTACTGCTGCGTGACCGCGACGGTACGCATCACCTGGAACTGGCCATCAAGCTGTATCTTGGGCCGGTGGCTGGCGATGGCCGTGACCCGTTGCAATGGATCGGGCCGGGTAGCCATGACCGGCTTGGCAACAAACTGGCGCACTTGATGGGGCATCAGTTGCCGATGTCGGCTAACCCGCACAGCCGAGAGGTGCTGGAACGGCTGGAAGTGAGGCAACTGCAGGCCCATGTGTGGCTGGGTGGGTACCTTTTCTACCCGCGGCCCGGGCACACACAACCGCCCGCGGGAGCCAACCCGCAGCACCTGCGCGGGCGCTGGGTGCGGCGGCGGGACTGGGCAGGAGTTGCGGGTGAGCACTGGCAACCACTGGCCAGGCATGCCTGGCTTGCACCGGCGCGGTTTGACGCCAATGAACGCTGGCCAGTTGAGCAGTTCGAGGGCTGGTTGGCGGCGCTGGATAACGAGGCACCCGCGCAATTGCTGGTGCGCGTTGATCAGGAGGCAGACGGAAGTTGGCAGGAGCGTGAGCGGCTATTTCTGGTCGGCGATCACTGGCCCGGCACAGGCTGA
- a CDS encoding cytochrome b: MVSSTPATHYARLSIALHWLMLVLLAAVYACIELRGLFPKDSAERNLMKDLHFMLGLSVFVLVWLRLAVRLSHPTPPIVPKPPAWQIGLAHLMHALLYLMMIGLPLAGWLILSAADKPVPFYGLELPHLIGADPDQAKFIKGWHERVGSWGYWLIGLHAVAGLFHHFVQRDNTLLRMLPYK, translated from the coding sequence ATGGTTTCGTCCACCCCCGCGACCCACTACGCGCGCCTGTCCATCGCCCTGCACTGGCTGATGCTGGTGCTATTGGCCGCCGTGTACGCCTGCATCGAGCTGCGCGGCCTGTTCCCCAAGGACAGTGCCGAGCGCAACCTGATGAAAGACCTGCACTTCATGCTCGGCCTGAGCGTGTTCGTGCTGGTGTGGCTGCGCCTGGCCGTGCGCCTGAGCCACCCCACCCCGCCGATCGTGCCCAAGCCACCCGCCTGGCAGATTGGCCTTGCGCACCTGATGCATGCGCTTTTGTACCTGATGATGATTGGCCTGCCGCTGGCCGGCTGGCTGATCCTCAGCGCCGCCGACAAACCGGTGCCGTTCTACGGGCTTGAACTGCCGCACCTGATCGGCGCGGACCCGGACCAGGCCAAGTTCATCAAAGGCTGGCACGAACGGGTGGGCAGCTGGGGCTACTGGCTGATCGGCCTGCACGCCGTGGCCGGGCTGTTCCACCACTTTGTGCAGCGCGACAACACCTTGCTGCGCATGCTGCCCTACAAGTAG
- a CDS encoding 1-aminocyclopropane-1-carboxylate deaminase/D-cysteine desulfhydrase, translating to MPNCLSKAPLQPLTLPWLHTAGIEAAILRLDLIDPLISGNKWFKLRHHLDQAHAAGALGLISLGGNHSNHLHALAAAGKRFGFRTAGLLRGHPQDTPTVRDLQALGMELHWLGYGAYRSRHEPGFWAPWQARYPGWHCIPEGGGGLAGAKGCALIVEQAQAQLPTLGWPDFDAWWLAAGTGTTLAGLVLAEAGRRAVHGALAVPMDHGVPQAVAELAGAHGYQLHDACRGGFAKLDDELLAFIDTTEQQTGVPLEALYTGKALMALRDQVQAGLFVPGTRLVFVHTGGLQGRRGYL from the coding sequence ATGCCTAATTGCCTCTCGAAAGCCCCGCTTCAACCGCTGACGCTGCCTTGGCTGCACACCGCAGGTATCGAGGCAGCCATCCTGCGCCTGGACCTGATCGACCCGCTGATCAGCGGCAACAAATGGTTCAAACTCCGCCATCACCTCGATCAGGCCCACGCCGCAGGTGCCCTGGGCCTGATCAGCCTGGGTGGCAACCATTCCAACCACCTCCACGCCCTGGCCGCTGCCGGCAAGCGCTTCGGCTTCCGAACCGCCGGCCTTTTGCGTGGCCACCCTCAGGACACGCCCACCGTACGTGATCTGCAAGCACTGGGCATGGAGCTTCACTGGCTGGGCTACGGCGCTTACCGCAGCCGCCATGAGCCTGGATTCTGGGCGCCATGGCAGGCACGTTACCCCGGCTGGCACTGCATCCCCGAGGGCGGCGGCGGGCTGGCGGGCGCGAAGGGTTGCGCCTTGATCGTCGAGCAGGCCCAAGCGCAACTGCCTACCTTGGGCTGGCCCGATTTTGACGCGTGGTGGCTGGCGGCCGGTACCGGGACGACCCTGGCAGGGCTGGTGCTGGCCGAAGCGGGCAGGCGTGCCGTCCACGGAGCGCTGGCGGTGCCAATGGACCACGGTGTACCGCAGGCGGTCGCCGAGCTGGCCGGCGCCCACGGTTACCAGCTGCATGACGCCTGCCGCGGCGGCTTTGCCAAGCTCGACGATGAACTGCTGGCTTTCATCGACACCACCGAGCAGCAAACCGGTGTGCCACTTGAAGCCCTTTACACCGGTAAAGCACTGATGGCCCTGCGCGATCAGGTTCAAGCCGGGCTGTTCGTACCCGGCACTCGCCTGGTCTTCGTGCACACCGGTGGCCTGCAGGGCCGGCGCGGCTACTTGTAG